CTATATTTCACTAGGCGGTCCAGTGACTTTCAAAAATGCGAAGAAGCCAAAGGAAGTCGCGGCAGATATTCCGTTAGAGAAATTGCTGATCGAAACTGACTGTCCTTATTTAACGCCGCATCCTTATCGGGGGACACGCAATGAGCCGGCATACGTGAAATTAGTTGCAGAGCAAATTGCTGAAATAAAAGGAACTTCCTATGAGGAAGTGGCGAAGGCTACTAAAAAAAATGCCTTCAAATTGTTTAATATTGAATCATAGGAGACATAAAATGAAGATTAAAGAAATTATCGTAGTGGAAGGCAAGGATGATACCGTAGCCATCAAAAGGGCGGTCGAAGCCGATACGATTGAGACCAACGGCTCGGCTGTTAATATGGCAACAATCGAAAAAATTAAGCTGGCGCAGGAAACGAGAGGCGTGATTATCTTCACAGATCCAGACTTTCCAGGCGAGAAAATCAGAAAATTCATTTCGGAACACGTGCCGGATTGCAAGCATGCCTTTTTGCCGAAGCAGCAAGCCTTGCATAAACGGGGCAGAGGCGTCGGCGTTGAACATGCATCCGATCAAGCGATTCGTCTGGCTTTGCAGCATGCTCAGTTCATGGAGAGCGAAGCAGTTGAGCAAATTACGAAGGAAGATTTAGTGGACGCTGGATTAATTGGCGGCCATCAAGCGAAAGAGCGGCGTCAAATGCTTGGCGAAAAGCTGCGAATTGGCTATACTAACGGCAAACAGCTGCACAAACGGCTGCTGATGTTTCGCATTACGAAAGAGCAATTTGCTGAAGCATTAGCGGCCGTGTTACAGGAGGAAAGTAAATGAAGGATATCGCCACTCCTACGCGCACGAAAGAAATTTTGCAGAAATACGGTTTTTCTTTCAAAAAGAGCTTAGGACAAAACTTTTTAATTGATCCGAACATTTTGCACCGCATTACAGAAACAGCAGATTTAACGAAAGAAACGGGAGTTATAGAGATCGGCCCGGGAATTGGAGCGCTGACGGAGCATTTGGCGAGAAGCGCCGGCAAAGTCATTGCTTTCGAAATCGATCAGCGCCTGCTGCCGATTTTAGCTGATACGCTTTCGCCTTATCCGCAGGTGAAAATTATTCATGAAGATGTGCTGAAAGCGGATGTAGCCCGCATCGCGGAAGAGGAATTTGCCGATAGAAAAGATATCATGGTCGTGGCTAATTTGCCTTATTATGTTACGACGCCTATCATTATGAAGTTGCTGGAGGATGCTATTCCAATCAAAGGCATCGTCGTGATGCTGCAGAAAGAGGTGGCTGACCGTCTGTCAGCACAGCCGGGCTCAAAATCTTACGGCTCCTTATCAATTGCTGTTCAGTACTATACGAAGGCTGAGACGGCTTTTATTGTGCCTAAGACAGTATTTATGCCCCAGCCGAACGTAGATTCAGCTGTGATCAAGCTTATAAGAAGAGAGAAGCCGCCAGTCGACGTCCTCAATGAGAGCTTTTTCTTTACTGTTACGCGCGTGTCTTTCGCTCAGCGCCGAAAGACCATCCTTAATAACCTGACTCATCAGCTTCCGCAGGGCAAAGCCGGGAAGGAACAAATCGTACAAGCGCTAGAGCAAGCTGGCATTGATCCTTCAAGAAGAGGAGAGTCATTGTCGCTTGAAGAATTTGCTGCGCTCTCCAACGCCTTATATACAGCCTTTCATTAAGGCTTATCTGTCAAATAGCCCGATTCCTGCAACTAGCGGATCGGGCTATTAGCGCGCAAATCCAATGGTTCTGCACTCCAATTCTATCTTGGATTTTCACATTTCAATGGCGTCTTCGTCCCCATGCCTTAAGAATAAAGCGAATCTTCAAACAGCGGGAGATTTTCTTTCATTCCCTGCTGTTTGTTCGCTGAACGCAGCCCCCGTATGCCGGATAAACTTTCTGCCTAGCTGAAGGGCCAATGTGCCGGCTTTTGCATAGAATAGGGGGAATCGTAAAAAAACAATGGGGATGATTGATTTGGCCATTCGTATTAATTCTATTGTCAGCCGTCCTTCATACGGAAATGATATGTTGTTTCGGGTAACGGATATTCAGGAGACGGGGGAAGGAAAGCAAGCTATCCTATATGGAGAAGACTATCGCTTAATTGCCGATGCGCCGCTATCCGACTTAATTGAGGTGGATTCGGATCAGCATAAGCGGATCAGCCGGGACACGAGACGCCGCGAAGAACAGTCGCTGCATTTATTTCGCCAGGAGCTGGAGCTGATTAAAGAGAGACAGGAATATCGGGCGACCAGCTGCTACCGGGTTGAGAATGACGTCTTCCAAATTCCCGGGAGAGTGCTGCATATGGATGGTGACCCCAATTACTTAAAGAAATGTCTTTCGGCTTATGAAACGATTGGTCTCCCGGTTTATGGCATCCATTGTCATGAGACCGAAATGCCTGATAAGGTTTCGAATCTAATTGATCAATACCGGCCGGATATCTTAGTGATTACCGGCCATGATTCCTACTCTAAAGCGAAAGGAAACAAGTCTGATATTGAAGCATACCGCCATTCCAAGTACTTTGCACAAGCCGTTAGAACCGCCCGGAAGAAAATCCCTCATTTAGATCAGCTCGTTATTTTTTCAGGTGCATGTCAGTCCCATTTTGAATCGATGATCCGGGCGGGGGCCAATTTTGCCAGCTCTCCCTTTCGAGTAAATATTCACGCCCTAGATCCCGTGTATATCTCGGCGAAAATCGGTTTTACTCCTTTCAACGAGCTGATTAATGTAAGGGAAGTTCTTCGCAATACATTAACCGGTGACAAAGGATTGGGCGGCATTGAAACAAGAGGGCTGCTGCGCCTGGGGATGCCGTTTCACCATTCGGAGGAAGAGTGATTGTTCTCTTATGGACGCTGGAATTCCTTCGAGCATTTTCGTACCCGCTGCTTTTGCAGCAGACTGCTCTGCAGGCCTGCTTTCGTTTTTTTCGCCACATCGGTAAGCATGAGGCGGGAGAACGCGTAAGATTTAGCGCGGCAGGCGGATTCCTGTTCTCCTTTTCTCGCTTATGGGCGGCAAATGCTCAAGCTTTGAAGAGGGAACCTTCTTTTGGTCAAAACAGATAAAATGGTCTGTCCCGAAGCGGGTCAGACTCCTTTGCTATGCAGCCGCTTTAGAGGGGGCTAAGACCATAAAAAGTTTCTGTCATGATTATGAGAAAATTGGGCACGCTAAGTGTATGGTGAAAAAAGCAGGAATTTGTAATGCAAAAAGCATTGACAAAAAGGGCGGTTGGTTGATAAAATTATTTGTTTATTTGACGGCCGCAGAAAACTGTGCTATAATTGAAATAGTGAGGTGGAAGCGGATGCCAAAAACATTAGCCGACATTAAAAGATCTCTTGATTCTAATTTAGGGAAAAGACTGTTGCTAAAAGCAAACGGAGGACGCCGAAAGACCATTGAACGCTCCGGTGTATTAGCTGAAACCTATCAGGCAGTTTTTGTCGTTGAATTGGATCAGGATGAGAACGCGTTCGAAAGAGTTTCTTATAGTTATGCGGATGTACTTACAGAGACAGTGGAATTAACCTTTGAAGATGCAGCAGGAAATGCAGTCTAAGCTGGCAGTAGACGTTATGTTTGCTGCTTTTTTGTTTTCCATCATTTCCTGCTCATCATCGTTTGCTGTTTGGATATGCTATACATAAGGCGGCAAAAGGAGGAGAACAATGGGCAGAAGACGAGGAATCATGTCTGACCAATTGAAAGAAGAGCTTGCGAAAGAGTTAGGGTTTTATGATACGGTTCAACGAGAAGGATGGGGTGGAATTACGACCCGTGACGCCGGAAACATGGTCAAGAGAGCAATTGAACTAGCAGAAAACCAGCTTGCTAACAAACGCTAGCGCTTTTTACAACTTCTAAATCATAAGCCGCCCGGGGTGTCTCAGACGTCGAGGTTCGACGCTGAAGGCACCCTTTTTTATGCAGATGGATTCATTCCTTGGAATAAGCTGATCCTGATGTTTGCGCCTCTACTTTTCAGCAACAA
The Bacillus xiapuensis DNA segment above includes these coding regions:
- the yabG gene encoding sporulation peptidase YabG, encoding MIDLAIRINSIVSRPSYGNDMLFRVTDIQETGEGKQAILYGEDYRLIADAPLSDLIEVDSDQHKRISRDTRRREEQSLHLFRQELELIKERQEYRATSCYRVENDVFQIPGRVLHMDGDPNYLKKCLSAYETIGLPVYGIHCHETEMPDKVSNLIDQYRPDILVITGHDSYSKAKGNKSDIEAYRHSKYFAQAVRTARKKIPHLDQLVIFSGACQSHFESMIRAGANFASSPFRVNIHALDPVYISAKIGFTPFNELINVREVLRNTLTGDKGLGGIETRGLLRLGMPFHHSEEE
- the rnmV gene encoding ribonuclease M5; protein product: MKIKEIIVVEGKDDTVAIKRAVEADTIETNGSAVNMATIEKIKLAQETRGVIIFTDPDFPGEKIRKFISEHVPDCKHAFLPKQQALHKRGRGVGVEHASDQAIRLALQHAQFMESEAVEQITKEDLVDAGLIGGHQAKERRQMLGEKLRIGYTNGKQLHKRLLMFRITKEQFAEALAAVLQEESK
- the rsmA gene encoding 16S rRNA (adenine(1518)-N(6)/adenine(1519)-N(6))-dimethyltransferase RsmA, yielding MKDIATPTRTKEILQKYGFSFKKSLGQNFLIDPNILHRITETADLTKETGVIEIGPGIGALTEHLARSAGKVIAFEIDQRLLPILADTLSPYPQVKIIHEDVLKADVARIAEEEFADRKDIMVVANLPYYVTTPIIMKLLEDAIPIKGIVVMLQKEVADRLSAQPGSKSYGSLSIAVQYYTKAETAFIVPKTVFMPQPNVDSAVIKLIRREKPPVDVLNESFFFTVTRVSFAQRRKTILNNLTHQLPQGKAGKEQIVQALEQAGIDPSRRGESLSLEEFAALSNALYTAFH
- the veg gene encoding biofilm formation stimulator Veg, producing MPKTLADIKRSLDSNLGKRLLLKANGGRRKTIERSGVLAETYQAVFVVELDQDENAFERVSYSYADVLTETVELTFEDAAGNAV
- a CDS encoding small, acid-soluble spore protein, alpha/beta type, which gives rise to MGRRRGIMSDQLKEELAKELGFYDTVQREGWGGITTRDAGNMVKRAIELAENQLANKR